GCGGGTGGTTTGATGATCCAAGGCTGGCGTCGCCGTCGCGCGACGACCCCCGCCTGCTGATCTCGATCGTCCGGAGCCAGAAAACGACGACGCCTCGGCTGGTCGCGACGAAGCGCGGGCCGAGGCGGGCGTCTTTTTTTTTCGATGCGTCGTCTCAGAGCGACGGGTTGTCACTTGGTTTCGCGGGTCAGCTCGAAGGCCATGTTTTCCTTCTTGGCCCCCTGGGTGGACTGCCAATCGGCCTTGACGCGGGAGTCGGACTGGAAGTCCAGGACCAGGCCGCTGATGTGGAGCCCCTTCTCTGAGTCAATGTTCGAGCCGCCGTCGAACACGAAGACCAGGTGGTCGGGCTTGGACGCCGCCCGGTCGAGCTTCAGCCTCGGCTGATTCTGGGCGGCGCAGTAGTGGGTCATCTTCAGGTCGTCGCCGTCGAGGTGATAGACGGAGATCATCTCCATCTTGGTGCCTGGCGAACTGGTCTCGACCAGGGCCGAGCCGGCGCCGGTGACCTTGTACTGGACCTGATCGTTCCCTTCCTCGTTGCAGGGCGTGCCCAGGTTCTTCCACTCGCCCGCCATCGTCTTGAGGCGGTCGAAGGCCGCCTTCGCCGTGACCGGGCCGTCCTTCTTACCCTCGTCGCCAGCGCCCAGGGCGGACGCGACCAGGCTTGCCGACAGAACCAGCGCATTGAACGCGAAGAGTCGCCGCATGAGAACCTCCCCCTATAATCCGTTTTGGGAACGCGTTTCGTATGACGAACCGACCGTCCGTGGTCACCGCTCCGGTTGCTCCGTCGCCAGGGACAGGGAAACATACAACCGTGGTGTACGGGCGTCAAGTTTCGGTGGGAGGAATTTCGAAAATATGGCTCAGTTGAACATGTCGTTCGAGCATGGCCAGCCCTGGGACGCGGCGCGAGCGAATTTCGAGTCGTCGATCGAGAGGGCTCGGCAGGAACACGGGCGCTGGATTCATTCGGTGACGTGGTCGGAGGATCGGACGTCGGCGAGGCTGGCGGGGCCGTCCTACGAGGTCGTCCTGAATCTGGACCCAACCCACGTTCGGGCGCAGGGCAAGATCCCGCTGGCGCTCAAGCTGCTGGAGCCGGCGGTGCGACGGTTCGTGGAGCGGACGTTGCGGGATCAGCGGCCGGAATCGGCGTAATCACCTGGAGACAAGCCCATTCGGGCGTGTTCGGCGACCTCCAAGGCCGAGAGCGCTCGATCGTAGACCGCGACCTCGTCGAGCTTGCCCTCGAAACTGTCCGCGTGTTCGGCCCGGTCTCCGAGCGTGAATGCGGCAAGAGTACCGCGGGGTGCGGGGACGGAATCGGCGTCGGCTTCGACGTCGAGCTTGCCGTCGAGGAAAACCCGCACCTGGCGCCCCTGGCGAACGAAGGCCAGGTGATGCCAGGTTTTGGCGGTTGCGTCGGCTTTGCCGATTGCTGGGCGGTCGTTCTTCGGGTCTCCGTGGGTGAAGACGAGTCGGTTGGGCGGGGCGCCCTCGGCGTCTCCCGAGATGACGACTGCGTCGCCCGGTCCCCCGTCGCGATTCTGTTCAAACAGGACGCCGGCGACGGGTCGACGGGCGGGGTCGAGTCCGTTCCAGAACCAGAGGTCGATGGAATAGACCTCGGGCGAGACCGGCAGACTCGCTGTAATCGCTCCTCCCGCCAGGTGGTTGGCGCGGTTGACTCCGCCGTCGGCGAGGCGGAATCCAGGGAATTCGGGACCCGGGAGGAAGAGGGCGACGCCCCCGCGGCGGGTCGCCGACCATTCATGTCCGGTCGCGTCGAAGGCCGAAGCGCCGTCCATCTCGTCGAGTCGCCAGAAGGCTGCGGGGCGCGAGGCGAGCACGACCTTGGAGTAGGGCGTGACGAGGGGCTCTTCGCGACGCCGAGGACGGCCGGCGACGCGTTCCAGTAGTTCGAGCGCCGCGTCGACGATTCGAGGCTCGGCGTGGACTTCCAGCCCGGCGGTGCGTGCCGGCCAGGTCGTGTAGCCGCCGAGTACGTGCTGTTCAGGGGGTGGGATGTAGCCCTCGGAGCCGTTGGCCAGCTCGATGTTCATGGTCAGCGGCAGGGGGCTGCGGGCCTTGAGCTTCAGGCCGGTCAGCGCGTAGACCTCGTCCGGGATGGCGACGATCCCCAGCGCGCCGATGCGGACCGCCTGGAGCTTGAGCGTCCGCTCGGGTTGCTCGTCGATCAGGACGGCCTCGCGGGCGTAGACTTCGGGGATGCTCTTGGGCTGGCGGTCGCCCATCGCGGCGACGATCGGCCGGGCCCATTCCAGGCGATCGGCGTCGGGCGTGCGACGCCGGAGCGTCATCGTGGTTTCGGCCATCGCCAGCGATGGCCTTTCGAAGGACTTGATCGACTGCACCGCGCGCAGGGCCGTGTCGGCGACCTGGTCGGCGTAGGCGTCGAGGCCGGGGTCGGCCTTGGGTCGGCCGTAGTCCATCCAGTGCTGGTCGCCGCTGGTCCCCTGCGACATGATGCAGACCGGCGGCGGACCATCGGCCGCCATCCGCTTCGCCAGCGTCGAGGCGAACCGACCGTAGTAGTCGGCTGAGACAGGCGTCGAGCCGTAGTAGTGCATCGAGTAGTTCGCCAGCACGGCGATCGGTCGGCCGCCGGGCTCTCGGATCATCAACACAGTGAGCGCGGGGTCGGATGGACCGGAGGGGCCGATCACGTCCGGGTTCACGTAACCGGGGTGCATGTGCGCCCGGACGGTTTTGTGGCCGAACGGGTCGTCGATCATGCGGTCGGGCCTTCGGATCCAGCGTCGGGTGTGGGTGTGATCGGGATCATCGACGACGCCCCAGCCGGCTTCCGCCGGCGCGAGGGCCGCCGCAGCGCCTTCGATCGCCTCGGCGATCTTGCTCGGGAGGCTCGCCGCATAAGTTGGGTCAAGGGGCGTCCCCAGCGCGCCCATGACCGAGGGGGCGGTGTGCGTGTGCGTGGCCGAGACGAGCATCCGATCGAAGGCGATCCCCGTGCGACGAGCGGCGATCCCCTTGGCCTCGTCGATCAGTTCGCGGGGCATCATGCAACTGTCGACGACGACGATCGCCAGTCGGGTCGAGCCGTCGTCCAGCACGAGGCACCGTGCGGAGAGTGGGTCTCGGACGGTGTTCGCCGTCGCCTGGAGGAAGCCGCCGTTGACGATCACGGGGAACGCCGTCGGCGAAACGTCAACCACCGTCGCTCCCGCGCGGAACGCGACGGCCTCCCCAGCGCTCGCCGTCGCCGCCGTCACCAGGATCGTCGCCAGCGTCAGCAGTCTTCGAATGGTCGTGCTCATTCGGATCGTCCCGAGGAATGTCGACTTCGACTCTAATCGACCGACTCGCCAAGTTCGCGCAGACGTTGCGCCAGGCGTTCGGCGCGTTGTTCGGCGGCTTCTCTCTCAAGGCGTTCGGCTTCGGCGCGTTGTTCGGCCGCTTCCTTCTCGCGGCGTTCGACCTGGGTCTGGCGTTCGGCGGCCTGGGCCCGCTCGCGTTCGGCGATGGCGGCCTCCTGCATTTCCAGGGCGGTTTGGAAGGGGGAGCCGTCGGGGTGGTAGATCCGGAGGCTCTCCGGGCCCTCGCCGGGGACGAATCGGACGCCCAATCGTGGGCTGACCCACCCGTTCAGGTCATCGATCTTTCGAAGCCGTCCGTCGCTTCTGAGCCAGCCTTGCAGGCCTCCCTCTTCGGGGTCGTAGACGTAGTATTCCTCGACGCCCAGGTCGTCGTAGGTGCGGAACTTGCGGGCCATCTCGACGCCCCGGTTGCCGGGCGAGAGGACTTCGAAGACGACCTGAGGCGCGACTCCCCCTTCCTCCCACTGGCGGTAGGAGCCGCGATCCACCTTCGGCCGGCCGAAG
This is a stretch of genomic DNA from Paludisphaera rhizosphaerae. It encodes these proteins:
- a CDS encoding lipocalin/fatty acid-binding family protein, with translation MRRLFAFNALVLSASLVASALGAGDEGKKDGPVTAKAAFDRLKTMAGEWKNLGTPCNEEGNDQVQYKVTGAGSALVETSSPGTKMEMISVYHLDGDDLKMTHYCAAQNQPRLKLDRAASKPDHLVFVFDGGSNIDSEKGLHISGLVLDFQSDSRVKADWQSTQGAKKENMAFELTRETK
- a CDS encoding polyhydroxyalkanoic acid system family protein, translated to MAQLNMSFEHGQPWDAARANFESSIERARQEHGRWIHSVTWSEDRTSARLAGPSYEVVLNLDPTHVRAQGKIPLALKLLEPAVRRFVERTLRDQRPESA
- a CDS encoding LamG domain-containing protein, whose protein sequence is MSTTIRRLLTLATILVTAATASAGEAVAFRAGATVVDVSPTAFPVIVNGGFLQATANTVRDPLSARCLVLDDGSTRLAIVVVDSCMMPRELIDEAKGIAARRTGIAFDRMLVSATHTHTAPSVMGALGTPLDPTYAASLPSKIAEAIEGAAAALAPAEAGWGVVDDPDHTHTRRWIRRPDRMIDDPFGHKTVRAHMHPGYVNPDVIGPSGPSDPALTVLMIREPGGRPIAVLANYSMHYYGSTPVSADYYGRFASTLAKRMAADGPPPVCIMSQGTSGDQHWMDYGRPKADPGLDAYADQVADTALRAVQSIKSFERPSLAMAETTMTLRRRTPDADRLEWARPIVAAMGDRQPKSIPEVYAREAVLIDEQPERTLKLQAVRIGALGIVAIPDEVYALTGLKLKARSPLPLTMNIELANGSEGYIPPPEQHVLGGYTTWPARTAGLEVHAEPRIVDAALELLERVAGRPRRREEPLVTPYSKVVLASRPAAFWRLDEMDGASAFDATGHEWSATRRGGVALFLPGPEFPGFRLADGGVNRANHLAGGAITASLPVSPEVYSIDLWFWNGLDPARRPVAGVLFEQNRDGGPGDAVVISGDAEGAPPNRLVFTHGDPKNDRPAIGKADATAKTWHHLAFVRQGRQVRVFLDGKLDVEADADSVPAPRGTLAAFTLGDRAEHADSFEGKLDEVAVYDRALSALEVAEHARMGLSPGDYADSGR
- a CDS encoding Uma2 family endonuclease; this translates as MSTTLRTRQDQDLYPDDDGEPMSENTVQFRWIVLIKEGLEFLFRNRPDVFVAGDLLWYYEEGTPKARIAPDAMVVFGRPKVDRGSYRQWEEGGVAPQVVFEVLSPGNRGVEMARKFRTYDDLGVEEYYVYDPEEGGLQGWLRSDGRLRKIDDLNGWVSPRLGVRFVPGEGPESLRIYHPDGSPFQTALEMQEAAIAERERAQAAERQTQVERREKEAAEQRAEAERLEREAAEQRAERLAQRLRELGESVD